TCATCTGCAATACATAGAAAAAAATTTAATTTTCTCTTTCTTTTTTAATTATACAATTAAAAAAAATGTCTGAAATAAATCCTACATCGATTTATTTCAGACATTTTTTAGTGTTAGCCAACTTCAACCTTAGACCGCCAAGAAGTCCCACAACGATCAACGATTTCATTTAGTGTTTCAACATTCTCTTTTCCTTGTGTCGCAAACCAATCACGACCTGCGGCTTCACCTTTAGCAGCAAACGGTTTAACTCCTTCACGCCAAGTTGCGCGTCCGCATAAGACACCGCTAAACTTAGAACCAGCTTCTTTCGCAAATTCTAAGGTTTCTTGGAATAATTTCGTTGAAACACCTGCACTTAGGAAAATAAACGGCAGTTCTGTCAGTTCACTTTGCTTTTTGAAATAGCCTAAGGCTTCTTTTTTACTATAAACGACTTCATTTTCAGCAAAGCCTTCCACATAATTCATATTGACTGGTACTTCCATTTTTAATACATCGATATGATACTGCAGCTTAGAAAATTCAATCATTGATTCCAACACTTTATGTGGTTTAACTCTGGCAAATGCCGCAGAGGTCGCATCCGTAATCTCAGAATCATACGTCACGATCTCAACAAAGAGCGGAATGTCTTCACCTAAACATTCACTGCCTAAACGTTCGACAAATACATGCTTTAATTTATTAATCGCCATAGGTTCATCTGGATCATAATATAGCAGGAACTTGATAGCATCAGCTCCAGCTTCTTTCAGACGTGATACAGACCAGTCTTCTAGTAAATCTGGCATTCTACCAGGTGTTGAAACCTCATATCCGGTTTTTTCATAAGCTAATAATAATCCACAATTTTGATCCCGTACCTTGGTTGCCGGTAAACCGTATTCTGGATCAAGTAAAATCGCTGACGCATAAGGAGTTAACTCTTGCGAGGCCACTTTTTTAAAGTCGATAATTTCTTCTCCTGTGGCCATCGTACTAGCAGCTGCGATCATTTTCTTTAAAGAACCTCGTTGATCGATCGCCAACGCTTCGATCAACCCTTTTTCATTGGACAAACGATTGAGGGCATCCATTTTTGCTTGGCTGATTTTGATCATAATACTAGCTCCTTTACTCTTTTTTTGAGGACATACCTCTCTTACTTTTGAGTATACTCGCTGATATTTAGAAAGACAAAGAAGATGGCTTTAAAAAAATTGCTCAAATCCAGAAACAATTAAATGGGCAAGACAATCATTTTTTACTGATATTAGTAGTTTGGTGAAATATTTGGCGCTTGGGCAAGTAGAAGACCTCAATGTATTAAAAAAAGCGATAGTTACTCCACAGCTAATGTGCTAAATTGGTTTCCTAAAATGAAGCAAGCCGATATCGATCGAATCAAACAAGAAGTCATCATCAACTATTTATAAAAAAATAAATGAGACATTTCCTCTTGACCTGATACGCGTTTCATACTTTATAGTTGAAAAAAGACAGGAGGAATCGATTTATGATAAATGGTATGCTTGAATTGACTGATTATTTAGGACTGGATTATTACTTTGTTTCTTTATCAACTGAAAATGGCTTACTTGTCATTCGGAGTTTGAATAACTATTGCAAACCAATCGATAAAGCAGTAAAATTGGCTGCAATAGAAGGATTAACATTCGGTGAAGAAGGCGAGCTGGATTTTGTCTGTTTTGATTATGCAGATGAGCATTATCATTTTATTGATTATGGCAACCATCTAATCCCTTTTTTGAGTACTATTTTCCGTCCTCTAAACGTTCTTTACTAGATTTGAAAGGAGTCACTTATGGCAAATATTCGTGATATTGCCAAGTTATCTGGTTATTCAGTCACAACCGTTTCACGTGTTTTGAATAATCATCCTTATGTATCTGAGGAAAAACGAGCAAAAATTTTAACAATCATGCATGAACTTGACTATATCCCAAACGCCAAAGCTCGCGATTTAAGTAAGGGAAAGTCAAAGCATATTGCAGTCATGATTCCTTATGCCAACCATCCTTATTCTGACAAGATCGTCAGCGGTATTTTGACTGCCGCCTTTGAGGATGGCTATAAAGTGACCTTGCTGCCAACCAATTATGACCCTGAAGTTGAGAAACACTATCTTGATGAGCTAGCTGCACAAGCGTGGGATGGTATGATCATTACATCAAAAAAAGTTTCTTTTGAAATGATTGCCGGTTATCTCAAATATGCACCAATCGTTTGTTGTGAAGATACAGGTGAGTTTCCGATTTCTTGTGTTTCAATCAAGCGGGAAAAATCCTATGTCGATCTGTTTACAGAGTTAAAAAGCCGAGGCTATAATCATATCGGCTTAACAGTCGGGCGAACTGAAAAAGAGAGCGCCAGCACTGGTTTAGTTTTACAAGCTTACAGCGATATCATCGGCTATTTGGATAAATCGATGATTGTTAGAAACTGTCGTTCATATGAAGATGGTATAAACGCCGGTAGTCATTTCTCAATGTTGCCAGACTTGGAAGTGATCGTGACTAATGGCGATGATGTTGCTGCTGGTATTTTACAACATATTTCTCAGGATCACGTCTTAGTGATTGGAGAAGAAAATCTACTTTCTAGCAGATTGCTTAACTTTTCTACGATCGATCATCATATAGATCAGTGTGGGGAAGCAGCTTTTCATTTACTTTTAGACAAAAAAATCAGCACCAAAACGATTCCATATACATTTATTGAACGTACCTAATAAAGGCTATAACAGACAACGTATAAAATGTTGTCTGTTATAGCCTTTACCTTAATAGTATTTCAACCTTTTTTATGATACGTTAACGCTCGTTCAATACAAAATGCTAACTCATTGATCGGTGATTCTTTTTCAGGATCCAGAACGATTGCTCGATTTTTTGAAAACTCAAAAACATCACTAAACAATGCTCTAAATTCCTCTACTAATGTTGTTTGGCAGTGAAAAAAGAGTGCAATTTTTTTATCACCAAACCGATCAATACGGATCGGACTTCCTGATTTTGTTGCTTTTGTTGCGTACGAAGGTTGATTCCACTTCAAGCTTTCTTCCAACACACCTACTACTGCTAATTCTGCTGCTGTATCAAAAATCAATTCTCTAAGTGCTAGCAGCGCTTTGCGACATCGTTCAGGGTACTGCTCAAAAATAGTAGCCACAGCTGGATCCGAAAATTCTTTCATATTATCCCTCTTTTATTATCTTTTTTCATCTTTGATAGGAATCCATAGTTCACACTTATAGTCCTCTGCTTCCATGTCCCCAAATGGATAAAACTCGATCCTTGGTATCTCAATATTTTCATGAATTCCCTCATCTGCCCACGGCGCACGTGTGCTTTGTTTTAATTGCATCAAAACATTCGGTTCAAATGGCTGATTTTCATCAAGTGCTTTAACCCCCGCTAAAATTGCTCCAACACATTCAATAATCGCCCATTTTGAAGCTGGAAACTGGGTTTCAGCTAAATCATTTGACGTAGTCTGATCCGGATTTTTCTTTGTTCCAATCATATATTTAAATTGTTCCTGGCTCTTATTACTATCAGAAACACCTAGCAAACCTTGGAGCGTTCCATCTGTTACTGCCATGATCTGATTGATTGTTGCTTCAGTCAAATTTGACCAGAAGTTCGATATTTCATAAAAATTCTCATCTTGTTCTATCTTTTTCATTTCTTGTCTGTATCCAGCGATAATAAATGCTTTTTTTTGTTCGGTTCTGTAGTTCATAGTATCAGCTCCATTCATGTGATAACTATAAATTACCATATAAATGATGACGACTGTCTGTCATCATTTCCAACTATTTCCTAGCTAAATAACTCACAGATCCGCTGAAGTGAACACTTCGGACACATCGTCATCTTCTTCAAGTTTATCAATCAAAATTTGTAGCTGTTCTTGCTGCTCTTCATCTAACTCTACCAAATTTTGCGGAACCATAGTTAATTCTGCTTGAGCTAAAGTATAGCCAGCTTTTTCTAGTGCATCTCGAACAGCGGTAAAATCTTCTGGCGCTGTATAAATTTCAAAGACTTCCTCTGATGTTTCCAGATCCTCTGCACCTGCTTCTAATACATTTTCAAACATTGTATCTTCGTCAACAGAGATCCCTGAGCGTTCAATTGCGATATAGCCTTTACGGTCGAACATATAACTAACTGAACCCGTTTCACCCAGAGCGCCCCCATTTCTAGTAAATGCAACTCTGACATTGGTCGCTGTCCGGTTTCGGTTATCTGTCAAGGCATAGACTAAAATCGCAACGCCTGCAGGTCCATAGCCTTCATAAGTAATCTCATCATAATGCTCATTTTCTCCTGCACTACTGGCTTTTTTTATGGCCCGATCAATATTATCATTCGGCATATTAGCAGCTTTTGCTTTATCCATCACTAATCTTAAAGCGGCATTAGTTGCTGGATCAGTGCCACTTGCTTTTGCTGCCATATAAATTTCTCTTGATAATTTCTGGAAAATCTTGCCCCGTTTTGCGTCCTGTGCATTTTTACGTCCTTGAATGTTCTTCCACTTACTGTGACCTGCCATTATTTATTCCTCCTCGTATAATAACGTCTTACGAACCTGTCAATTAAGTTCAGTTACCTTCTATTTTACTATGCTTCTAAATAGTTGCAACCTTTACTCTTAGAAAGGGGAAAAATAGAGAAACTGCTTGATGGATTACAGCGACTAAGAAAAAGCATTTTGTTTCTAGATACTATATAAATAAAAAAAGAACGAAACAAACCGAATAATCAGTTTTGTTTCGCTCTTTAAAATAGGATAAACAGCGAGAAAAAAGCAGCTCCTTCAAAAACATGCTGAACACATTTGTTTCTAGCTTTTTCTTTTCGCTTCAATCAACAATATTGATACGTAAATCCACATCACGTAATCTGACTATTTCTCCGTCTTTAAACGGAATCGTACATTCTTCTTGTGCCCCGCTCAATAATTGAATATTGATACTGCCGGTATCTGGAAAAATACGATAGGCTAACATTCCTAACCTAGCGATTGTGGCCGTATCTCTTGTCTTATTTTTGCTAATCGTCACATATTCCATGATCAATCACTCCTTATTCAATAGTATAAGGGGTCTTTTTTAAATTTAACTATTCTTTACATAAGATTTCTTTCATTTAATTACAATAATGATGGCTTTACTTTTTCTGGTAATTCTTTTTTGTCGATTTCTTCCCATGCCATAACGTATTGTCCCTTAGTTGTTAGTTTGAGAAATTTTCCTGACTGTATTTTTTTTCCAAACGAAATATATTCTACTTTTCGTTTCTCACCTTCATTTGTGTAGCACGTTTCAACATACGCAAAGTTCTCTATTTTGCTGACCGCATCTGGGTATTTATAATCATATTTTTCAGTTGTCTTAGTATAAAGAGTGGCAGTTTTGACCAGTGGATTAAAATAATCGATCATCCTTGCAGCAGTTGAAGTGTTATTGTATGTATAAATTCTAAGTCCGATCATACTGATTGCTATAATAACAACTATCACCAGTATCGATTTGCAGAAGTGTTTCATCGAATACCTCTCCCTGTTCTTTTACCTAGTTTGATTTACTCTACTTATAATAGAGTTTATTTATTCTATTTTCATCCAGCTAGAGACTGATTTTTGAATTAAATGATAAAAACAAAAAACAAGCGCCTGAATACCAGACTCTTGTTTCTTTATATTGAAAATATGTCTTAGCGCTTATTTTTTCTCAATTTTTTAACACCTATCACAAGCAAGCAAATAGCGACTGCTGTCAAAGCACCTATAGAATCCAGCATCACATCTTGAAAGAGTGGTGTCCGTCCTCCGGTCAGCATTTGATGATATTCATCCAAGCCAGCATATCCCGTTGCGCTAAGCCATGCCACAACGGCAATTAAAAGGGGTTGTTTAAGCTTCATATTCAATCCGATAAACCAACTACCACCTAATAAAAAGTATGTCCCAAAATGAGCCCCTTTACGAATAAAGAATTCCACAAATTTTGCATATCCTTTTGCTTGAATACTTACTTCACTTGCAGCATAGCTAAAAGAAATTCCTTTTAACTGTTCTTTGAATGGTTGATTGCCCAGCAGCTTATCCAGAAGCCCTACTTGTGATTGCTGTTCATAGGTTTGAGAAGAACTGTAAAATAAAACAGCCATAATCAAGAATGCCACCAGTATATAAAAATTACTGTTTTTCAATTGCTTTTTCAAATTGTCACCTCGTTTCTTTTATTATAGTGGTCTTTTCAGAAAAAATAAACAATCATTCAAAATTTTTTTCTTATGATATACTAGAAGAAAATAGATTTAAGAAAGAAGGAATCGTGTATGACCTATTCACTCGTTTGGGATTTAGATAGTATTTTCCCTGGCGGTAGCCATTCAGCTCAACTGGAACAACGATTATCAAAATTAACAGAACAAAGCAGCAACTATCATCAATTGATCGAGCAGTGGATACCGCAAAACGACACTGACTATCAAGAATTACAGCAAATTTTAGCTCTGCAAGGAGCTATTTCAGATGGTTTTTCTCAATGTAGTAGCTTTATCACCGCTTTATCTTCTGCTGATACTAAGGATAAAAAAGCCAAAATTTTATCTGGCGATCTTTTTTCATTATTACCAGCGATTCAGCTAGCAGAAACAATTTTTACAAAAAAACTAACAGAAATTTCCGATGCAGATTGGCAAACCTTAACTGCTCTACCTGTTTTTGAAACAATTGCATTTCGTTTAAATGAAATCCGTCGAGATGGCATGCAGCTATTATCTGAGCAAGAAGAAAACATTATCAATACATTGTCTTTAGATGGACTTAACGCTTGGAGTAGCCATTATGATACGATCGTTGCCAGCATTTCGATTCCATTCAAAGAAGATGGTCAAACAGTCTTCCTTTCTGCTGGGCAAGCTTTTAACCGTATGATGAGCGATCCTAGTTCAGACGTTCGTGCTGAGTTATTCGCTGAGTGGGAAAAAGCTTGGAGCGAAAAATCTCCTTTATTAGCAGATACTTTAAATCACTTGGATGGGTTCCGTTTAAGCGATTATAAACTGCATGGTATCAATGATTTCTTAGAAAAGCCATTAAACTATAACCGTATGCAAAAAGAAACACTTGATGTTATGTGGGCAACCATCCAAAAAAACAAGCAGCCTTTTATCGACTTCTTAACACGTAAGGCTCAATTATTTGGAAAAGAGAAAATGAACTGGCAAGATCAAGATGCGCCGATCATTTTAGGTGATTTAAAAGAAAAAACATACAGCTTTGATGAAGCAGCTGAGTTTATTTTAGAAAACTTTGAAAAATTCAGTCCTAAAATGGCTACATTCGCTAAAGGAGCATTTGAAAAAAGTTGGATTGAAGCTGAAGATCGTCCTGACAAACGTCCGGGTGGTTATTGTACAGAACTTCCTGAAACGAAAGAATCTAGAATTTTTATGACCTTTGGCAATTCAATTAATGAAGTGGCAACCCTTGCTCATGAACTAGGCCATGCGTTCCATAGCAGCGTGATGTGGGATCTGCCAGCACTTGATCGAGAATACGCGATGAACGTCGCAGAAACAGCTAGTACGTTCGCAGAATTGATCGTTGCAGATGCAACACTACAAAGTGCTGAGACACCTGAAGAGAAAATTAATTTATTGGATACTAAGATGCAAAATGCCATTGCAATGTTTATGAATATCCATTCTCGTTTTATTTTTGAAAACAATTTTTATGCAGCTCGTCAAAAAGGCTTATTGAGTGAAGATGAAATAACTGAGTTGATGCTTGAAGCTCAAAAAGAAAGCTATCAGGATAGTTTAGGTTCTTACCACCCACATTTCTGGGCAAGTAAATTACATTTCTTCATTGATGATGTACCATTTTATAATTTCCCTTATACGTTCGGCTATTTGTTCAGCATGGGAATTTATGCTTATGCAAATAAACAAGGTAGTGATTTTGAAGATCAATATATCGCCTTACTTCGTGACACTGCATCAATGACATCAGAAGACTTAGCTAAAAAACATCTCGGGGTCGATTTAACAAAACCTGATTTCTGGCAAGCTGGAATTGATCAAGTAATTAAAGATGTCAATGAATTTATGGAATTGACGGAAGAATATATTAAGTAACAATATGAAGTTTCAACGAGTTTTCGTTGGAACTTTTTTTGAACAAAAAAGAACCAGACATGAGTCTGGTTCTTAGAATATTAAGTTTAATTTAATTACA
The Enterococcus silesiacus DNA segment above includes these coding regions:
- a CDS encoding tagatose-bisphosphate aldolase (catalyzes the reversible reaction of dihydroxyacetone phosphate with glyceraldehyde 3-phosphate to produce tagatose 1,6-bisphosphate; in Streptococcus pyogenes there are two paralogs of tagatose-bisphosphate aldolase, encoded by lacD1 and lacD2; expression of lacD1 is highly regulated by environmental conditions while lacD2 specializes in an efficient utilization of carbohydrate sources) → MIKISQAKMDALNRLSNEKGLIEALAIDQRGSLKKMIAAASTMATGEEIIDFKKVASQELTPYASAILLDPEYGLPATKVRDQNCGLLLAYEKTGYEVSTPGRMPDLLEDWSVSRLKEAGADAIKFLLYYDPDEPMAINKLKHVFVERLGSECLGEDIPLFVEIVTYDSEITDATSAAFARVKPHKVLESMIEFSKLQYHIDVLKMEVPVNMNYVEGFAENEVVYSKKEALGYFKKQSELTELPFIFLSAGVSTKLFQETLEFAKEAGSKFSGVLCGRATWREGVKPFAAKGEAAGRDWFATQGKENVETLNEIVDRCGTSWRSKVEVG
- a CDS encoding LacI family transcriptional regulator yields the protein MANIRDIAKLSGYSVTTVSRVLNNHPYVSEEKRAKILTIMHELDYIPNAKARDLSKGKSKHIAVMIPYANHPYSDKIVSGILTAAFEDGYKVTLLPTNYDPEVEKHYLDELAAQAWDGMIITSKKVSFEMIAGYLKYAPIVCCEDTGEFPISCVSIKREKSYVDLFTELKSRGYNHIGLTVGRTEKESASTGLVLQAYSDIIGYLDKSMIVRNCRSYEDGINAGSHFSMLPDLEVIVTNGDDVAAGILQHISQDHVLVIGEENLLSSRLLNFSTIDHHIDQCGEAAFHLLLDKKISTKTIPYTFIERT
- a CDS encoding transcriptional regulator; amino-acid sequence: MAGHSKWKNIQGRKNAQDAKRGKIFQKLSREIYMAAKASGTDPATNAALRLVMDKAKAANMPNDNIDRAIKKASSAGENEHYDEITYEGYGPAGVAILVYALTDNRNRTATNVRVAFTRNGGALGETGSVSYMFDRKGYIAIERSGISVDEDTMFENVLEAGAEDLETSEEVFEIYTAPEDFTAVRDALEKAGYTLAQAELTMVPQNLVELDEEQQEQLQILIDKLEEDDDVSEVFTSADL
- a CDS encoding oligoendopeptidase, which produces MTYSLVWDLDSIFPGGSHSAQLEQRLSKLTEQSSNYHQLIEQWIPQNDTDYQELQQILALQGAISDGFSQCSSFITALSSADTKDKKAKILSGDLFSLLPAIQLAETIFTKKLTEISDADWQTLTALPVFETIAFRLNEIRRDGMQLLSEQEENIINTLSLDGLNAWSSHYDTIVASISIPFKEDGQTVFLSAGQAFNRMMSDPSSDVRAELFAEWEKAWSEKSPLLADTLNHLDGFRLSDYKLHGINDFLEKPLNYNRMQKETLDVMWATIQKNKQPFIDFLTRKAQLFGKEKMNWQDQDAPIILGDLKEKTYSFDEAAEFILENFEKFSPKMATFAKGAFEKSWIEAEDRPDKRPGGYCTELPETKESRIFMTFGNSINEVATLAHELGHAFHSSVMWDLPALDREYAMNVAETASTFAELIVADATLQSAETPEEKINLLDTKMQNAIAMFMNIHSRFIFENNFYAARQKGLLSEDEITELMLEAQKESYQDSLGSYHPHFWASKLHFFIDDVPFYNFPYTFGYLFSMGIYAYANKQGSDFEDQYIALLRDTASMTSEDLAKKHLGVDLTKPDFWQAGIDQVIKDVNEFMELTEEYIK